The following proteins are encoded in a genomic region of Spirosoma sp. SC4-14:
- a CDS encoding acyl-CoA dehydrogenase, whose protein sequence is MATASLELQGLNFNLSEEHLAVKEAAHDFAQNELLPGVIERDNGAKFPVEQVKRMSELGFMGMMVSPDYGGGGMDTVSYVLAMEEISKIDASAAVIMSVNNSLVCYGLEAFGTEDQKQKYLTRLATGEIIGAFCLSEPEAGSDATSQSTTAEDKGEYYLLNGTKNWITNGNSSSVCLVIAQTDKEKKHKGINCLIVEKGVPGFVVGKKEDKMGIRASDTHSLLFTDVKIPKENRIGDDGFGFKFAMSTLNGGRIGIAAQALGIAAGAYELALQYAQERKSFGRQIFDHQAIQFKLAEMATKIEAARLLVYKAARLKDEHKDYVQAAAMAKLFASDVAMWATIEAVQIHGGYGYVKEFHVERLMRDAKITQIYEGTSEIQKLVIARELIR, encoded by the coding sequence ATGGCAACGGCATCGCTGGAGTTACAGGGATTGAATTTTAATTTATCGGAAGAACATTTGGCCGTAAAGGAAGCGGCTCACGATTTTGCTCAAAATGAACTTCTGCCCGGTGTTATTGAGCGAGACAACGGCGCAAAATTTCCCGTAGAACAAGTGAAACGCATGAGTGAGCTAGGCTTCATGGGCATGATGGTTTCACCCGATTATGGCGGAGGAGGTATGGACACGGTTTCGTATGTGTTGGCAATGGAAGAAATTTCCAAAATTGATGCCTCGGCAGCTGTGATTATGTCGGTCAATAATTCATTGGTTTGCTATGGGCTGGAAGCTTTTGGCACTGAAGATCAGAAACAAAAATACCTGACCCGGCTGGCGACTGGTGAAATTATTGGCGCTTTTTGTCTCTCAGAACCCGAAGCGGGCTCAGATGCTACCTCACAAAGCACCACTGCCGAAGACAAAGGCGAGTATTATTTATTAAACGGCACAAAGAACTGGATCACCAACGGCAACTCTTCGAGCGTATGTCTGGTTATTGCTCAAACCGACAAGGAAAAGAAACACAAAGGCATTAACTGCCTGATTGTTGAAAAAGGCGTCCCTGGGTTTGTAGTCGGCAAGAAAGAAGATAAGATGGGTATACGCGCATCGGATACCCACTCGCTTTTATTTACAGACGTAAAAATACCTAAGGAAAATCGTATTGGCGATGATGGATTCGGTTTTAAATTTGCCATGTCGACACTTAACGGCGGACGCATTGGCATAGCAGCACAAGCGCTTGGCATTGCTGCCGGAGCCTATGAGTTAGCCCTGCAGTATGCGCAGGAACGCAAATCGTTTGGCAGGCAAATATTTGACCATCAGGCCATTCAGTTCAAATTAGCTGAAATGGCAACCAAAATAGAAGCGGCCCGTTTGCTGGTATATAAAGCCGCTCGTTTGAAAGACGAGCATAAAGATTATGTACAGGCTGCCGCTATGGCCAAACTGTTTGCTTCAGATGTAGCCATGTGGGCAACAATAGAAGCCGTACAGATTCATGGAGGTTATGGATATGTAAAAGAATTTCACGTGGAGCGTTTAATGCGCGATGCGAAAATTACTCAGATCTACGAGGGTACATCCGAAATCCAAAAATTAGTGATAGCCCGGGAGCTAATTCGCTAA